From Streptomonospora salina, the proteins below share one genomic window:
- a CDS encoding GNAT family N-acetyltransferase, producing the protein MPTTRLVTPEDAPELAELLRGNREFLAPWEPERDDSYFTAATQRTLLERARAEHAAGRMLPLAVLDGTDRIAGRITVNGIVRGAFLSATVGYWVSRSHNGRGLATEAVAETVRTAFADLGLHRIEAATLPHNTASQRVLLRNGFTAYGRAPQYLRIAGHWQEHILYQVLNTRM; encoded by the coding sequence ATGCCTACGACGCGGCTCGTCACCCCCGAGGACGCCCCGGAACTGGCGGAACTGCTGCGCGGCAACCGCGAATTCCTCGCACCCTGGGAACCCGAGCGCGACGACTCCTACTTCACCGCCGCGACCCAGCGCACCCTCCTCGAACGCGCCCGCGCCGAACACGCCGCCGGACGCATGCTCCCCCTCGCCGTCCTCGACGGCACCGACCGCATCGCCGGGCGCATCACCGTCAACGGCATCGTCCGGGGAGCCTTCCTGTCCGCCACCGTCGGCTACTGGGTCAGCCGCTCCCACAACGGCCGCGGTCTGGCCACCGAAGCCGTCGCCGAAACCGTGCGGACCGCCTTCGCCGACCTCGGCCTGCACCGGATCGAAGCCGCGACCCTGCCGCACAACACCGCCTCGCAGCGCGTGCTGCTGCGCAACGGCTTCACCGCCTACGGCCGGGCTCCCCAGTACCTGCGCATCGCCGGCCACTGGCAGGAGCACATCCTCTACCAGGTCCTCAACACGCGGATGTGA